Proteins co-encoded in one Nothobranchius furzeri strain GRZ-AD chromosome 4, NfurGRZ-RIMD1, whole genome shotgun sequence genomic window:
- the mdkb gene encoding midkine b isoform X1, whose translation MMGRLIAITLVLFLVLTADASKRTKHHKAGKHEKSQNSECPAAETRFGKCVPDHGDCGDGLRETICRDQVEKIHCRIPCNWKKDISDCKYRFGPWGPCDTATNTKTRSGTLKRALFNAECQTTIKVSKPCSHKTKKTRGEKSSN comes from the exons AT GATGGGACGTTTGATCGCCATCACACTGGTTCTGTTTCTGGTTCTCACTGCTGATGCCAGCAAGAGAACTAAACATCACAAAG CAGGTAAGCACGAGAAATCTCAAAACTCTGAGTGCCCTGCTGCTGAAACCCGATTTGGAAAATGTGTCCCGGATCACGGAGACTGTGGAGACGGCCTGAGAGAGACCATCTGCAGGGACCAGGTCGAGAAGATCCACTGCAGGATCCCCTGCAACTGGAAGAAGGACATCA GTGACTGTAAGTACAGGTTTGGTCCGTGGGGTCCATGTGACACCGCCACCAACACCAAAACTCGGTCAGGCACTCTCAAACGAGCTCTGTTCAACGCCGAGTGTCAGACCACCATCAAGGTGTCCAAGCCCTGCTCCCACAAAACCAAGAAGACTCGAG GTGAGAAGTCGTCCAACTGA
- the mdkb gene encoding midkine b isoform X2 gives MMGRLIAITLVLFLVLTADASKRTKHHKGKHEKSQNSECPAAETRFGKCVPDHGDCGDGLRETICRDQVEKIHCRIPCNWKKDISDCKYRFGPWGPCDTATNTKTRSGTLKRALFNAECQTTIKVSKPCSHKTKKTRGEKSSN, from the exons AT GATGGGACGTTTGATCGCCATCACACTGGTTCTGTTTCTGGTTCTCACTGCTGATGCCAGCAAGAGAACTAAACATCACAAAG GTAAGCACGAGAAATCTCAAAACTCTGAGTGCCCTGCTGCTGAAACCCGATTTGGAAAATGTGTCCCGGATCACGGAGACTGTGGAGACGGCCTGAGAGAGACCATCTGCAGGGACCAGGTCGAGAAGATCCACTGCAGGATCCCCTGCAACTGGAAGAAGGACATCA GTGACTGTAAGTACAGGTTTGGTCCGTGGGGTCCATGTGACACCGCCACCAACACCAAAACTCGGTCAGGCACTCTCAAACGAGCTCTGTTCAACGCCGAGTGTCAGACCACCATCAAGGTGTCCAAGCCCTGCTCCCACAAAACCAAGAAGACTCGAG GTGAGAAGTCGTCCAACTGA